One window from the genome of Ailuropoda melanoleuca isolate Jingjing chromosome 5, ASM200744v2, whole genome shotgun sequence encodes:
- the IP6K3 gene encoding inositol hexakisphosphate kinase 3: MVVQDSTDPGDARVGVRLEPFLHQVGGHVSVMKYDEHTVCKPLVSREQRFYESLPLAMKRFTPQYKGTITVHLQKDSRGHLSLVATPLKENRGPFKVSTESAAVAIWQTLQQTTSGSGGAHPLTQWQLAHSLEESPAALLRSEFHLNAPVSSLVEDAKGNQAERRSFNPWGLQCHQAHLSRLCTEYPENQRHRFLLLENVVSQYKHPCILDLKMGTRQHGDDASEEKKARHMRKCAQSTSACLGVRICGMQVYQVDKKHFLCKDKYYGRKLSVEGFRQALHQFLHDGTRLRTELLEPIQRQLRALLSVIRSQSSYRFYSSSLLIIYDGQELPERTPGGLPPQEAPQTAHGSPSGGLTKVDIRMIDFAHTTYKGSWNEHTTYDGPDSGYIFGLENLIQILQDIQEGE, translated from the exons ATGGTTGTGCAGGACAGCACGGATCCTGGGGACGCCAGAGTGGGCGTGCGGCTAGAGCCCTTCCTGCACCAGGTCGGGGGGCACGTGAGCGTGATGAAGTACGATGAGCACACCGTGTGCAAGCCCCTCGTCTCCCGGGAGCAGAGGTTCTATGAATCCCTGCCTCTGGCCATGAAGCGCTTCACTCCGCAGTACAAAG GCACCATCACGGTGCACCTCCAAAAAGACAGCCGAGGCCATCTCAGCCTGGTGGCCACCCCGCTGAAGGAGAACCGGGGGCCCTTCAAGGTCTCCACGGAGTCGGCGGCAGTGGCAATATGGCAGACTCTCCAGCAGACCACCAGCGGCAGCGGTGGCGCCCACCCCCTCACCCAGTGGCAGCTGGCTCACTCGCTCGAGGAGAG CCCTGCCGCGCTCCTGAGGTCCGAGTTCCACCTCAACGCCCCAGTCTCCTCCCTGGTGGAAGACGCTAAAGGGAACCAGGCCGAGAGGAGGAGCTTTAACCCGTGGGGCCTGCAATGCCACCAGGCCCACCTGAGCCGCCTCTGCACCGAGTACCCAGAGAACCAGCGGCACC GGTTTCTGCTGCTGGAAAACGTCGTGTCACAGTACAAGCACCCCTGTATCCTGGACCTGAAGATGGGGACCCGGCAGCACGGGGACGACGCGTCCGAGGAGAAGAAGGCTCGCCACATGAGGAAGTGCGCGCAGAGCACCTCGGCCTGCCTGGGCGTGCGCATCTGCGGCATGCAG GTTTATCAAGTTGATAAGAAGCACTTTCTCTGCAAAGACAAGTACTATGGAAGAAAACTCTCCGTCGAGGGCTTCCGACAAGCCCTCCATCAGTTCCTGCATGACGGAACCCGCCTCCGGACAGAGCTCCTGGAGCCCATCCAGCGCCAGCTTCGGGCCCTGCTCTCGGTCATTAGGAGCCAGAGCTCATACCGGTTCTACTCCAGCTCTCTCCTCATCATCTACGATGGGCAGGAGCTGCCAGAAAGGACCCCAGGGGGCCTGCCTCCTCAGGAGGCTCCGCAGACGGCCCACGGCAGCCCTTCCGGGGGTCTCACCAAAGTTGACATCCGGATGATTGACTTTGCTCACACAACATACAAAGGCTCCTGGAACGAGCACACCACTTACGACGGACCAGATTCAGGCTACATTTTTGGCCTAGAAAACCTCATCCAGATCCTGCAGGATATTCAAGAGGGAGAATGA